A single window of Lepeophtheirus salmonis chromosome 2, UVic_Lsal_1.4, whole genome shotgun sequence DNA harbors:
- the U2af38 gene encoding splicing factor U2AF 26 kDa subunit yields the protein MAEYLASIFGTEKDKVNCSFFFKIGACRHGERCSRIHNKPTFSQTIVLNNLYINPQNSAKSADGSHMAHVSDREMQEHYDNFFEDCFVEAEDKYGEVEEMNVCDNLGDHLVGNVYIKFRREEDAERAVSDLNNRWFGGRPIYAELSPVTDFREACCRQYEMGECTRSGFCNFMHLKPISRELRRDLYGRGSGGGGGGGNHGSRSRRSRSRSRERRHAARKEHGGRRSSPKSREGRSGRY from the exons atcGGAGCTTGTCGGCACGGAGAGCGCTGCTCTAGAATTCATAACAAACCCACTTTTAGTCAAACTATTGTGCTCAACAATCTCTACATTAATCCTCAGAACTCCGCCAAATCTGCAGATGGATCTCATATGGCTCATGTATCGGATCGAGAGATGCAGGAACACTACGACAACTTCTTCGAGGATTGTTTCGTTGAAGCGGAGGACAAATATGGAGAAGTGGAAGAAATGAATGTCTGTGACAATTTAG GAGATCACTTGGTTGGAAATGTGTACATCAAATTTCGACGAGAGGAAGATGCGGAGCGTGCAGTGTCGGATCTAAATAATCGATGGTTTGGGGGTCGTCCTATTTACGCAGAACTGAGCCCTGTTACTGATTTCAGAGAAGCTTGTTGTAGGCAATATGAGATGGGAGAATGCACTCGGTCtggattttgcaattttatgcatttaaaacCGATTTCAAGGGAGTTAAGAAGAGATCTCTATGGCCGAGGCTCTGGAGGAGGTGGCGGAGGTGGAAATCACGGATCACGCAGTCGACGCTCTCGATCCCGATCAAGAGAAAGGAGGCATGCAGCAAGAAAAGAACATGGGGGGAGAAGGTCATCCCCTAAAAGCCGTGAGGGGCGTTCGGGACGGTActga